Proteins from one Ipomoea triloba cultivar NCNSP0323 chromosome 1, ASM357664v1 genomic window:
- the LOC116032883 gene encoding organic cation/carnitine transporter 7-like, with protein MNDAEEVSQLDYSQDVGDNGAYYTVDEALSAAGFGKFQFLVLAYAGLGAVVDAMEVMILSFIGPSVKSVWGLSSAQESLITTVVFAGMLVGAYFWGIVADNCGRRKGLLSVAVVTTVTAFLSAFSPNYISLLVLRMLVGTGLAGGPVYSSWFLEFVPPGNRGLWMVIFSTFWTVGTVLEALLAWIIMPKLGWRWLLGLSSVPCFATLAFYGWTIESPRYLCTKGRVKDAYNVLKKVAAVNQTELPFGMLVCDNVPEANEELLSRHRNKFANYKAAFSSLFPLFSSRLIRTTLLVWVVYFGNSFLYYGVILLTSELSSGEARCISTTPNLNDDYSLYRDTFITSLAELPGLVLSAVLVDKAGRKMSLVLMYGAGFLFLLPLVIHEHEFLTTVLLFGARMCFIGTFTVAGIYCPEIYPTSVRTTGVGVASAVGRIAGMICPVVAVQFISGCEMTAAILLFEAVAIVSGVGALLFPLETKGRKLTDIVSS; from the exons ATGAATGATGcg GAAGAGGTGTCACAGCTTGATTACTCTCAGGATGTGGGAGACAATGGAGCTTATTACACGGTGGATGAAGCACTGTCGGCGGCGGGGTTTGGGAAATTTCAGTTCTTGGTGCTTGCTTATGCGGGGCTCGGTGCGGTGGTGGACGCAATGGAGGTGATGATCCTCTCCTTCATTGGCCCCTCCGTGAAGTCCGTCTGGGGACTTTCCTCCGCCCAGGAAAGTCTCATCACCACTGTTGTTTTCGCCGGCATGTTAGTAGGAGCTTATTTCTGGGGCATCGTTGCTGATAATTGTGGAAGAAG GAAGGGTCTTTTGAGTGTAGCAGTCGTGACAACTGTAACTGCATTTTTAAGTGCCTTTTCCCCAAATTATATATCTTTGCTTGTCCTTCGTATGTTGGTCGGCACTGGCCTGGCCGGTGGGCCTGTGTACTCCTCTTGGTTTCTTGAATTTGTACCTCCAGGAAACCGGGGGTTATGGATGGTTATCTTCTCAACTTTCTGGACAGTTGGAACAGTACTAGAGGCTTTGTTGGCATGG ATCATTATGCCAAAATTGGGTTGGAGGTGGTTGCTTGGTCTATCATCAGTACCATGTTTCGCGACGCTTGCCTTTTATGGTTGGACAATAGAATCTCCTAGGTATTTATGTACAAAAGGCAGAGTAAAAGATGCTTATAATGTCTTGAAGAAAGTAGCTGCAGTCAATCAGACAGAACTTCCCTTCGGAATGCTTGTTTGTGACAACGTGCCTGAGGCCAATGAAGAATTACTTTCCAGGCATAGAAACAAATTTGCTAATTACAAAGCGGCCTTTTCTTCTCTATTTCCTCTATTTTCATCTAGATTAATAAGAACTACCCTTCTTGTTTGGGTAGTTTATTTTGGAAATTCATTTTTGTATTATGGCGTTATATTGTTGACTTCAGAGCTTAGCAGTGGCGAAGCTAGATGCATATCAACTACTCCAAACTTGAACGATGACTATAGCCTTTACAGAGATACCTTCATAACCAGTCTAGCAG AGCTTCCTGGTCTTGTTTTATCAGCTGTCCTAGTGGACAAAGCTGGTCGTAAAATGTCATTGGTGCTTATGTATGGAGCAGGCTTCCTATTTCTCTTGCCACTCGTTATCCATGAGCACGAGTTtctaactacagttttattatTCGGAGCTCGTATGTGCTTTATTGGAACATTCACTGTCGCTGGCATCTATTGCCCCGAG ATTTATCCAACCTCTGTAAGAACAACCGGGGTTGGAGTTGCGAGCGCTGTTGGGCGCATCGCGGGCATGATCTGCCCGGTTGTCGCGGTGCAATTCATCAGTGGCTGTGAAATGACTGCTGCAATACTTCTATTCGAGGCTGTGGCAATTGTTTCGGGAGTAGGAGCTTTGCTTTTCCCACTGGAAACCAAGGGCCGGAAGCTAACTGATATTGTTTCTTCATGA